A genome region from Populus alba chromosome 5, ASM523922v2, whole genome shotgun sequence includes the following:
- the LOC118047660 gene encoding uncharacterized protein, translating to MDFQKRRVQLLVFIVGTIALSITAEKCRQLVGDDYSSQSGKFTIFNCFDMGSGTLACAVKEGVKLYFYNIRSSHVERARNLAIERSLLDTIGQGMPAQDVAKTAQKEGAKAAKLAKQQTKRIIGPVISSGWDFFEALYYGGTVTEGFLRGSGTLVGAYAGGFLGEERLGRVGYLVGSHLGSWVGGRIGLMGYDVVNGVHYLLQFVQGEDGEIHETPTYENFEVSEDSQGYTSYEASEDSNVHESPPEESSESFEHSEFR from the exons ATGGATTTCCAAAAGAGGAGGGTTCAGCTTCTTGTATTTATAGTTGGGACCATTGCTCTTAGCATCACAG CTGAAAAATGTCGGCAACTGGTTGGGGATGATTATTCATCCCAGAGTGGGAAGTTTACAATCTTTAACTGCTTTGACATGGGATCTGGAACCCTAGCATGTGCGGTGAAAGAAGGTGTAAAACTTTATTTCTACAATATCAGATCTTCTCACGTTGAGAGAGCAAGAAATCTTGCAATTGAGCGTTCATTGCTTGATACAATAGGACAGGGAATGCCTGCGCAAGATGTGGCAAAAACAGCACAGAAAGAAGGGGCAAAGGCAGCGAAGCTGGCGAAGCAGCAAACAAAACGCATCATAGGTCCTGTTATTTCTTCTGGATGGGACTTTTTTGAAGCTCTTTATTATGGTGGTACAGTGACAGAAGGTTTCCTCAGGGGCAGTGGAACCTTGGTTGGTGCCTACGCTGGAGGTTTTCTTGGTGAGGAAAGGCTTGGACGTGTTGGTTATCTTGTTGGCAGTCACCTTGGCAGTTGGgttggaggtaggataggactAATGGGTTACGACGTGGTTAATGGAGTTCATTACTTGCTTCAGTTTGTTCAAGGAGAAGATGGTGAAATTCATGAAACTCCAACTTATGAGAATTTTGAAGTTTCAGAGGACTCCCAAGGATACACAAGTTACGAGGCTTCCGAAGATTCTAATGTGCATGAATCTCCTCCTGAAGAAAGTTCCGAATCATTTGAACATTCTGAGTTCAGGTGA
- the LOC118047661 gene encoding uncharacterized protein — protein MQGFASYETPKTSTTFSSSSSSTSNGDSKLTTKKHTIFLFCPLLPSNSQQHKTMLKLLSSTSRQIQTHLTSPCLRVATESQPSSFVNSLSSLTGLAQRNHKSLSFYQRAFFFSGSSSGDGGGFAEVMVRSGASETEAEVGSADASDSSAIVPTNPRPEDYLTVYKCLKLTLELVKKEIEISKIQGRFLQGTIFPGNKQGKRQFSALSLDESLTPTITNIISNQHWSKLKVHLQNTDPNTLLQQLLNSGADPELILRYFTWSQKEFKLSHSLELTFRILNSLALTKKYSKIRSFLDKFVKYEKDYSVSAIFHAISMSGDSFCVNSILADMLVLAYVRNLKILRGFEAFKRAGDYGFKLSLISCNPLLSGLVKESENGDMEFVYREMIKRKIELNVISFNIVVNGLCKVGKLNRAGDVIEDMKVRGVSPNVITYNTLIDGYCKMGRIGKMYKADAILKEMVAKGICPNEVTYNILIDGFCKDENVSGAMRVFGEMQRQSLRPNVVTYNTLINGLCSDGKVDEAVALRDQMVSSDLEPNVVTHNVLINGFCKNKTVNEAINLFNDMEKQGVDPNAMTYTTLIDAYCKDGRMEDAFALYNMMIDRGIFPEVSTFNCLIAGLCSKGDVKAARNLMNEMVSKKLSADVVTYNILIDSLCQKGESRKAVKILDEMFEKGLNPSHVTYNTLMDGYCREGNLRAALIVRTRMERKGKQANVVTYNVLIKGFCLKGRLEDANGLLNEMLERGLVPNRTTYEIIKEEMMEKGFVPDIEGHVYNVSGTNVKRR, from the exons ATGCAGGGCTTTGCTTCCTACGAAACTCCAAAAACATCCACcactttctcctcctcctcctcctccacctccaaTGGAGActcaaaattaacaacaaaaaagcaCACAATTTTCCTATTCTGCCCTTTACTTCCCTCAAACTCCCAACAACACAAGACAATGCTAAAGCTCCTGTCTTCCACTTCTCGCCAAATCCAAACCCACCTAACATCCCCATGTCTCCGAGTAGCCACCGAGTCCCAACCGAGTTCCTTTGTAAATTCTCTGAGTTCACTCACGGGTTTGGCTCAGAGGAACCATAAAAGTCTTAGTTTTTATCAAAGAGCCTTCTTTTTCTCTGGTTCTTCTTCCGGCGATGGCGGTGGGTTTGCTGAGGTGATGGTCAGGAGTGGTGCCAGCGAGACAGAGGCTGAAGTTGGTTCTGCGGATGCTAGTGATTCCTCGGCTATTGTGCCTACTAATCCTAGACCAGAGGATTATTTAACG GTGTATAAATGTTTGAAACTCACTCTGGAGTTGgtgaagaaagaaatagaaatcaGCAAGATCCAGGGAAGATTTCTACAAGGAACCATTTtcccgggaaacaaacaaggaaaAAGGCAATTCAGTGCATTATCGTTAGACGAATCCCTCACCCCCACCATTACAAACATTATATCAAACCAACACTGGTCAAAACTCAAAGTCCATCTCCAAAACACAGACCCCAACACACTCCTTCAACAGTTGCTCAATTCTGGAGCTGACCCAGAACTCATTTTAAGGTACTTTACTTGGTCACAGAAAGAGTTTAAGCTTTCACACTCACTAGAACTCACTTTTAGAATCTTAAACTCACTTGCACTTACCAAAAAGTATTCAAAGATTAGATCTTTTTTGGATAAGTTTGTTAAGTATGAGAAGGATTATTCAGTTTCTGCTATATTTCATGCTATTTCTATGAGTGGTGATTCCTTTTGTGTTAATTCAATATTAGCTGATATGTTGGTATTAGCATATGTGCGAAATTTGAAGATTTTAAGGGGTTTCGAGGCATTTAAGAGAGCTGGTGATTATGGTTTTAAGCTGTCTTTGATTTCTTGTAATCCATTGTTGAGTGGTTTGGTTAAGGAGAGTGAAAATGGGGATATGGAGTTTGTGTATAGGGAAATGATTAAGAGGAAGATTGAGCTTAATgtaattagttttaatattgTGGTTAATGGGTTGTGTAAAGTTGGGAAATTGAATAGGGCTGGTGATGTTATTGAGGATATGAAAGTGCGGGGAGTTTCTCCGAATGTGATTACATATAATACTCTCATTGATGGGTATTGTAAGATGGGTAGAATTGGGAAGATGTATAAAGCTGATGCTATTTTGAAGGAGATGGTAGCGAAAGGGATTTGTCCAAATGAGGttacttataatattttgattgatgGGTTTTGCAAGGATGAGAATGTGTCAGGTGCTATGAGGGTGTTTGGAGAAATGCAAAGGCAGAGTTTGAGACCAAATGTTGTGACATATAATACACTGATTAATGGGTTGTGCAGTGATGGAAAGGTTGATGAGGCTGTTGCTTTACGGGATCAAATGGTTAGTTCTGATTTGGAGCCGAATGTTGTGACTCATAATGTGCTTATAAATGGCTTCTGTAAGAATAAAACAGTGAACGAAGCAATCAACTTATTTAATGATATGGAAAAACAAGGAGTAGATCCTAATGCCATGACATATACCACGCTGATTGATGCTTACTGTAAGGATGGAAGGATGGAAGATGCATTTGCACTATATAATATGATGATAGATAGAGGGATTTTCCCCGAAGTTTCAACATTCAACTGCTTGATTGCTGGTTTATGTAGTAAGGGAGATGTTAAAGCAGCCCGGAATCTTATGAATGAAATGGTCAGTAAGAAATTGAGTGCTGATGTTGTCACATATAACATACTGATAGATTCGTTATGCCAAAAGGGGGAATCAAGAAAGGCAGTGAAAATCTTGGATGAGATGTTTGAAAAAGGATTAAACCCGAGTCACGTGACATACAATACTTTGATGGATGGATATTGTAGGGAAGGAAATCTTCGGGCAGCATTGATTGTGAGGACACGGATGGAGAGAAAAGGGAAACAAGCAAATGTTGTCACATACAATGTGCTGATCAAGGGTTTTTGTTTGAAAGGTAGGCTTGAAGATGCAAATGGGCTTCTCAATGAGATGTTGGAGAGGGGTTTGGTGCCTAATCGGACAACTTATGAGATTATTAAAGAGGAAATGATGGAGAAAGGGTTTGTTCCAGACATAGAAGGACATGTATATAATGTTTCTGGCACCAACGTAAAGAGAAGATAA